The genomic DNA CATGCAGCTGAAGCGAAGCAACTCTCTCACACTTCTCCGCCCGGACGTTCACCAGAGACACGCTGCCATTCTGGTGACTGGTCGCTAGCCACTCGCCATCAGATGAAGCGGCGCCCATGGTTATGGCACTATGCAAACTCGTCGTCTTCACGCATGCACTCCGGCGGGCATCCCACAGACGTACTGTCCTATCGAGACTGCAGCTCCACACGGACGCGGAGTTCGCGCCCCCCGCGCCTGTCATGAGGGCGTCGATGTCTCCGATGCCTCCCCCTGAGCCAGCAGTATGAGACTGGCAAAAGCTGGCGGCAGAGCGTAGGAAACCACACGCTGTTATGCGGCCACTGTGGCCTTTAAGAGTCGACGTGACCCGCTGACTACAGGCGTCTACCGTGTACAGTGTCacgtcgcctgcggcgacAACAGCGACGCGCTGGTCGTTCGACGCGTCAACGCAGAGAAGTGGAGCCTTCgccggagagacaaggaatGAGTAGAGTAATGCAGGACTTGTGGCGTCtacgagagcgagaaaaccaTCTTGGCCACATGTAAGCAGCAGCTCGTGATGCGCGTAGCcactctcttcgtctgcaaGAGGATTCCGCGGGTGAGTCCAAATATCTGCCCCCCACATTCGTGGCACTGCAcagcacgcatgcacactccCGCGATGCGCCAGAAGACACTTCTGCACACGAGTAGGAGGGCGACACAAATCCAAACCTCGCCGCCGATCCTCGATCATCCCGTTTTCGAAAGTCGTTGGCGTCCGTGACGACTGCGACTCAGACTTCGCTGAtacgtctcctctcgccgtaCTGTGCTCTAGGCCTCTGAACTGTTTCTCGAGACCTGCAGTACCCACAGCCGCGGCGGAGGGTGAGGAAACATCTCCCGCGGTCGGCTGCGAGCGATCCGACACCACTCGAGATGACGCCGCGGAGAACTGGGGAGGGTACACAGACATTCTTTCACCCGATGCACTTCGCTGAGCAGCCGACGGGGCTTTTGCACGCCTCCACCCAGACAAGGAAAGAAGGTGCACAAGAGGATTAATCCCGGCacctcctcgctctcgacttcctcttccacAGTGGTTCGCTCCGTCTTGGCCAGACAAGCCGCTCACCACTATCTCCGCCCCCTCACCCACCCCGCATGCTGAGAGCTCCTCTGTACAGACTTGTAGAAAAAGAGAGCCTGCGCCGTGACGATCTTTTGACGGGACCGTTTGGTCCTGTTGGCCAGGGATCTCGGGCATGTCGAGTCCCGTGAGGACAGCTCCATGTGCGCCCTCTCCCTCACCCCCGCCTGCCCCTGTTGTGTCTGGTTGATGTGTCTTGTGCTGTTTCTCCATGATCGAGACATATAGCTGCTGCATCTCATTCAAACGTGttgcctctgcctctttATATTTCAGAAGCTCACGGAGATAGCGCTCATTCTCGAGCGCTTTCTCCATCACTTCTTGCTGCGCCACCTGCAGGGTCTGTTGAAGCTGCCTTCTCTCATTCTGGAGAAATGCgcaggccttcttcgcctcagCGAGTTCCGTTTCACGGTCTACCaattcttcctctctctcccccacCAGGCGCCTGAAAACGTCGCTCTCGACGGTCTTCTCATCCAACAGTTTCGTAGCCCGCTCGAGCTTCTCATTCAACGCGATaacgctttcttctgcggcAACCATTCGCCTGGAAGTCTCGCCTAACTGGGCTTCAAGCGCGCCGATCAGCAAACGGGCCGAGTCGACCTCTCcactttttgtctcctcgtggGCTGCGACGCCCTTCACCGCGGTCGCATGTGCGCCAGGCTCGCGTATCCCTGGTTTGTGGGCTTCTCCCGGACCCGGTGGTCCCAAAGAAGACATATCACCGGAGGCATTGCGAGACGAGCCACTGAATCCCGAGTCGGCTCCCTcgtggcgaggagacaaagaccCACGCCCTGCTTTGTCCCCAGACACGAGGAAAGTCGAAGCAAAATTCGTCAACGCCGTCGCATTTTCCGCCAGAAGATGTACATTCTCCTCGACAACGAGGTTGtacgaggagaggagatcTTGGAACCACCTGGACTGAATCCGGTCTCGGACGACCGAGCGCCGAAGAAAGACATATTCCCACACAGGAACATCGACAGTGGAGTCTCCAGAATAAGCTCGCAAGCCTCGAAAGgcacgagaaacggaagaaacgcggtCGCCGAGGCGACGAGTGAGGCGACGAACAGAGGCCACGCGCACACGCGAGGGCCCGGAAGCAAGGGAGGCAGGTTGCATCAGGCGCACAGACTTCGAGATGCACGCTGGGCCAacttcctccgttttcttaGGTGGGTTCGAAAAGCGAAACCGGGGcgcaaaagaggaaaaacaccGTCAGAAAAGACGAACCGTAGAGGTCCCTAGGACACACGGGGTGACacgcagagggagaggggacaTCTCTCgcacgacagagaaacagtgctcgcgagacaggaagaaaagagttGATTCTGTAAACCTGGCACGTCGAGGGCAGACCAGGGAACCGGCGCGAAGCAAATCAGGACGCGCGTCGTCGTCGGCACGAAAAAGGTTCGAGGAACAGTAGAGGAAGACAGGCTTGGGGTTTGTGCTCTAGAATGGGCAACTGCGTCTGCTAGGCGTGGGTGCTGCCtccagagaagcaaaaaacaCAGCACCCCCCTCTTCCAGAAACAGGcgaaacaagaaaaagacgcgttACAAGGGCGGCTATGCACTACGCTCAGACACGGATGAAACGTACGAATGTGAGAGAGCATGTGCCGCAGCTGGAAACTATCACACGTCTGCTGGAAGATACCACGGCGACAGGCGCTAATCGGCGCAGCTGTAAAAAGTACAGATGCAGATGTCTAGGGGTGTAGCCATTCACATGCACGCGTGGACTACATAGGTGTATATGTGCAGCTGGGTTGTAATAGGATAGGGGCACCCGtagcagagaggcggaaggaaaaagagggtCGCTGCCGCTAGACGAGACACAGGGCGAGCCCCCGGCTTGTTACCGGAGACGGAACCGCCCGGTGCCCGGTAAAAAATACACAGTCGTGATTTGTTTCACCGCAGGGTTAATTGGGATGGTAAAATCCGCCCGGTTCTGAGTTTGACAGTCCCTGGACCGAAAACCATTTTCCCACGGAGAAGTAGGTAAATCAATCAAAATCTGcaggaaacacgagaagcCGGCGCATTTGTCCCTGGGTATGGCCTGCCTATTTAGCtctatgtatacatgcatgtagaTATATGCTGTATATGAGGTAATAATCTGTGTCGATGTACAGATACAAGTAGATTCAGTCcacaaaagaagagagaaccacAGGTGCTTTATCAGCGTGTATGTTCACATAAAGTTacatgcagaggaagagcaatCCCTTCGGAGTGTCACTGAGAATGAGCGGGAAAAAAAAGCGTGACCTCTACGCGAAGAGTAGGAATGAGGAGTCTACACGCGGGAGCCGATTACACTGCATCGAAGGCTCAGGCTGCGGAACCGCAAAGCGGGGGATGGTTCAGCCTCTGCTTCCCCCATGCGCGACAAAAAAGGATTTGTTCGTTAACGAAGAACTGTCCCAGTTTTTGACGATGCAGCAGAAAGCTCCACACGAAAAGGGGGATCTGTGGCAGTACTGAGTTACAAGGGATCAGTAACACAAAGGGAACTCATTGTCTCCTCAGATAGGTGAAACCTGCAGCGAGGTTTACAGGcggcagcgacggagacggggaaaaaaagcagagacaccagTGCGGAGTTGAAGACGTTGGTATCTATCTGTGGCTTGCGGAGACGACAGTACGAACActttctcccctccttcCGTATTTCCTCTTCAAAAGTCCCGCGTTTCGAACCGCGCGCGCTTGATTAGGGGCGGGCGCTTGATTGGGGAAGGGCATGCACGGAAGTTTCtcgtggaaaaggaaagcaaacTACTTTGGGATACCTCACGCTGTGCTCGTCCCCGGCACGTTTCCCCCGGGACCCTTCCCCCCCCCACGCTTCGACCTCGTTCGCACCTCATCGAGAGGGGTTGCATAAATACGTTTGAaaagtcgagagacagaagcccCACGGCAAGACGGCCGAGGCAATAACCGAGCACATGCAAGTGAAATGCAAGGAAGTaaacgggaaggcgaggtCCTCGATCGTTCTCAGGCTCTGCGTATGCCACTGGTGTGAGAACTGAAAGCACACGTGGAtgtctctgccgccagcCAGCCGCAACGCTTGCTTAAGGAAACGTCCCAACAACACAATCTACAGGCATGCGTAAGATTTTCTGTATGCATGTGTTCAGGTGTACCCTTTTGTGTGCAAGTAGAGTTTAATGTTTGCATGTATGGCAGACATACAAGAAGTGGAGTACCCGAACATTTGGCGGGCCAGCTAGCCGACAGAGGCTCACACGCCGATCGAACTCAGCAGTACGTCCAGCACGAGGAGGCCTCTAAACGTGCACGAGTGTAGCTGTTGGTTCTTCACTTTGGACAGTCAAATTTCCCCCTTTTTGCCAGCATTTTTCGAGGGTGCCCTGACAACCTGGTGAGATTCTCTGATTTTCTGTTTCCCAAGCCGCGACGAAGTCGGCACACAGCTCCGGAAAGGCTCGGCCTCTCCATATTTCTCTCGGGTTCTTGGCGGGCTGGGAAGCCGGCACGACTCTTCGCTGTAGGGGGCTATCCGTGTCGACGCATTCGACGAAGAAGTGCGCCAGTTGGCGAAGTTTAATCTCTGATTTGGTGCGCTTTTTATCTGTCTGCTTCCCGTCGATGCTTCACGTGCGGTTTTGCGTGGCGTCTCTGGAATGAACAGAGCCAGATGAACAGAGCTGCTGGTGGACGAGAGGGCGGTCGTGGCGCACAGGGAAATACCGcacgaggagaggcaaggaTTTTCTTGCCGAAAAAGTGCAGCACAGAAAATCAGTGCCCGGCGTTTTCAGGGTTTTACTTGCGTCATTGTTTCCGTCAGAGATTCTCGGGCAAACAAGAGCAGTGGCCGCTGCCACCCGGGAAGTAAACACATCCACAAACGTAGTAGCCGTTGagtctttgcttctcttcgacCTCAGTTTCAACCGTCGCCGTCACTTTTTTTTTCGGGAACAATGGCTCGGGTCCGAACGCTAGCAGACCTCCGCACAGAGGAGGAGGCCGACGAGAACACGCCCCTCTACAACGGTACAGATGCTTTCGCCACAGGGGGAGGACTTCAGAGGGTTGGACACAGCGGCCGATTTCAGGCCAGTTTCATGTGCTATTATCCTAGCAGACACTTATGGCATTCGTGTTCTTGCCTGAAGTGTCTGTCATGCACACACGCTCCAGGTGCCTCACGCTGACTGTGCATGTAACGTATCCGTATGCAATTCTATGaaaatctctctctttctggaCATCTCAATGAATATTCAGTGCCACATACTGCCTATCTGTTCCTGGCAATCTAAGCACACGTTCCAGTGCGGCGTGTCTACATATAGCTGCCGTTTTTGTACGATATATATACGCTTAAAGCCGGCATGTGGATGACCCTGTTTATACTAAGTGTGAGCAACACAATTCCAGCGGTAATATGAATACAAACCTATATTGgtgtgga from Neospora caninum Liverpool complete genome, chromosome VIII includes the following:
- a CDS encoding putative WD-repeat protein, producing the protein MQPASLASGPSRVRVASVRRLTRRLGDRVSSVSRAFRGLRAYSGDSTVDVPVWEYVFLRRSVVRDRIQSRWFQDLLSSYNLVVEENVHLLAENATALTNFASTFLVSGDKAGRGSLSPRHEGADSGFSGSSRNASGDMSSLGPPGPGEAHKPGIREPGAHATAVKGVAAHEETKSGEVDSARLLIGALEAQLGETSRRMVAAEESVIALNEKLERATKLLDEKTVESDVFRRLVGEREEELVDRETELAEAKKACAFLQNERRQLQQTLQVAQQEVMEKALENERYLRELLKYKEAEATRLNEMQQLYVSIMEKQHKTHQPDTTGAGGGEGEGAHGAVLTGLDMPEIPGQQDQTVPSKDRHGAGSLFLQVCTEELSACGVGEGAEIVVSGLSGQDGANHCGRGSRERGGAGINPLVHLLSLSGWRRAKAPSAAQRSASGERMSVYPPQFSAASSRVVSDRSQPTAGDVSSPSAAAVGTAGLEKQFRGLEHSTARGDVSAKSESQSSRTPTTFENGMIEDRRRGLDLCRPPTRVQKCLLAHRGSVHACCAVPRMWGADIWTHPRNPLADEESGYAHHELLLTCGQDGFLALVDATSPALLYSFLVSPAKAPLLCVDASNDQRVAVVAAGDVTLYTVDACSQRVTSTLKGHSGRITACGFLRSAASFCQSHTAGSGGGIGDIDALMTGAGGANSASVWSCSLDRTVRLWDARRSACVKTTSLHSAITMGAASSDGEWLATSHQNGSVSLVNVRAEKCERVASLQLHEEAATGVAFDPSGRLVATQGKDKQLKIVDVRMWKELMTLLHIEMRYNIPQASPVFSSGDSAFVAAAAGPHVCCWTLKSGRLDREKVDASGRCYGGGPYWEELEASERASRGCERESGMRPSHLRDVRRDRMTDTQPDVVLRSQMTDVTCLNWQLHRGLVTGGKDGSVMLWEHE